The Erigeron canadensis isolate Cc75 chromosome 4, C_canadensis_v1, whole genome shotgun sequence genome window below encodes:
- the LOC122597075 gene encoding uncharacterized protein LOC122597075, producing MDLDAAGEHRLLQLNEVEELRQQAYDNSRLYKERTKAWHDRRIRMKDFKVGDKVLLFLSKFKLKQPKLTSRWTGSHVIKHVFPSGHVELFKSNEGSFKVNGHRVKLYHDEESVVGVIIDELPFFESDK from the coding sequence ATGGACTTAGATGCAGCTGGGGAACATAGATTGTTACAACTGAATGAAGTAGAAGAACTTAGACAACAGGCATATGACAACTCTAGGCTTTATAAAGAAAGGACTAAGGCTTGGCATGATCGTAGGATTCGCATGAAGGATTTTAAGGTTGGAGATAAggttcttttgtttctttctaaGTTTAAATTGAAGCAACCTAAGTTAACTTCTAGATGGACGGGTTCTCATGTGATTAAACATGTGTTCCCATCAGGCCATGTAGAACTTTTTAAGTCAAATGAAGGGTCGTTTAAGGTAAATGGTCATAGGGTGAAGTTGTATCATGATGAGGAAAGTGTAGTGGGAGTTATCATAGATGAACTCCCGTTCTTTGAAAGTGACAAATAG